The Chryseobacterium suipulveris genome window below encodes:
- a CDS encoding cysteine desulfurase family protein yields the protein MDKIYLDNAATTPLSEEVIDAMVGVMKVNFGNPSSTHTFGQEAKVLIENVRREAADYLHVSPAEIIFTSCGTESNNMIIKSCVNHLGVERIITSPIEHKCVAETVLDMKKRRGVEVVYLRPNKKGDIDLAKLEEVLKTSDKKTLVSLMHANNEIGNLLDLKKVAAICKENNALFHSDTVQSMAHLEMDFSEIPLDFASCSAHKFHGPKGSGFAFVRKSSGLKGIITGGPQERSLRAGTENVCGIVGLGKALELSLKNMEEYTSHIEEVKQYAIDRLSAEIGGVKFNGRSAELDKSLYTVLSVLLPFKDPMIGLKLDMKGIAISQGSACSSGATHPSMVMMTVLDEEEMEHTTPLRVSFSHLTTKAEIDRLVEALKEIAVTFSIEKTDVENR from the coding sequence ATGGACAAAATATATCTGGACAATGCCGCCACGACGCCGCTTTCGGAAGAAGTAATCGATGCAATGGTCGGAGTGATGAAAGTGAATTTCGGGAATCCCTCATCTACGCACACTTTCGGACAGGAAGCCAAGGTCCTCATTGAAAATGTCCGACGAGAAGCTGCGGATTACCTCCACGTTTCGCCTGCCGAAATTATTTTCACCAGCTGCGGTACTGAATCCAACAACATGATCATCAAATCCTGTGTGAACCACCTCGGTGTGGAAAGGATTATTACCTCGCCGATCGAGCATAAATGTGTTGCAGAAACTGTTCTGGATATGAAGAAAAGGAGAGGAGTGGAAGTAGTATATCTTCGTCCGAACAAGAAAGGCGACATTGATTTGGCGAAACTCGAGGAAGTGTTGAAAACTTCCGACAAAAAAACCTTGGTTTCGCTGATGCACGCCAACAACGAGATCGGCAATTTACTTGACCTCAAAAAAGTAGCGGCAATCTGCAAAGAAAACAACGCATTATTCCATTCCGACACCGTTCAGTCGATGGCGCATTTAGAAATGGATTTCTCCGAAATTCCTCTTGATTTTGCTTCCTGCAGTGCCCACAAATTCCACGGGCCAAAGGGAAGCGGTTTCGCATTTGTCCGAAAATCTTCGGGATTAAAAGGAATCATCACGGGCGGACCTCAGGAAAGAAGTTTGAGGGCGGGAACTGAAAATGTTTGCGGTATCGTCGGCTTAGGAAAAGCGCTGGAACTTTCGCTGAAAAATATGGAGGAATACACTTCACATATTGAGGAAGTGAAACAATATGCGATTGACCGTCTTTCCGCAGAAATCGGCGGGGTAAAATTCAATGGCAGAAGTGCGGAACTTGATAAAAGTCTTTACACCGTTTTGAGCGTTCTTCTTCCTTTCAAAGATCCGATGATCGGTTTGAAACTCGACATGAAGGGAATCGCGATTTCGCAGGGAAGTGCCTGTTCTTCGGGAGCGACGCATCCTTCGATGGTGATGATGACGGTGCTTGATGAAGAAGAAATGGAACATACGACGCCGTTGCGCGTTTCTTTCAGCCACCTCACCACAAAAGCCGAAATTGACCGGCTTGTAGAAGCTTTGAAAGAAATAGCAGTGACTTTCAGTATAGAAAAAACAGATGTTGAGAATAGATAA
- the trxA gene encoding thioredoxin, whose protein sequence is MALEITDQSFQETVLNSDKPVLVDFWAVWCGPCRMLGPIIEEVAADFEGKAIVGKVDVDNNQQVSVDYGIRNIPTVLIFKNGEVVDKIVGVAPKEVIAEKLSAHL, encoded by the coding sequence ATGGCATTAGAAATTACAGACCAATCGTTCCAGGAAACGGTTTTGAATTCAGATAAACCTGTATTGGTTGACTTTTGGGCGGTTTGGTGCGGCCCGTGCAGAATGTTGGGTCCGATCATTGAAGAGGTAGCTGCAGATTTTGAAGGGAAGGCAATCGTAGGAAAGGTAGATGTGGACAATAACCAGCAGGTTTCTGTGGACTACGGAATCAGAAATATCCCAACAGTTTTGATTTTCAAAAACGGTGAAGTCGTTGACAAAATCGTGGGTGTTGCTCCTAAGGAGGTAATCGCAGAGAAGCTATCCGCACATCTGTAA